The sequence GGGCGGGGCAGGCggctgggggagtggggtgggggccaCCCCCAGCACACCCGCAACGGCCGCCCGGCCCTCGCCCGCTCTGAGCCGCCTCGGCCACCCGACCCCCAGCTCAGCCTCCCGGTGTCCCCGCAGACCAACGAGGTGACGGGCTGGCTGGACGGCAGCGCCATCTATGGCTCCTCGCACTCCTGGAGCGACGAGCTGCGGAGCTTCTCCGGGGGGCAGCTGGCGTCGGGGCCCGACCCCGCCTTCCCCCGGGACGCGCACGACCCGCTGCGTATGTGGACGGCGCCCGACCCCGCCACGGGACGGCGCGGGCCCCGGGGGCTGTACGGTGAGGCGGCGGGGGCGCGGGCGGGGGCTCGGGCGGGGGGCCGGCGAGGTGCGCCCCCCTCGGGCCCACCCGCGCTCAACTCCTCCCCTGCGTCCCCACGGCGCGGGCAGCCTTCGGGGCGGAGCGAGGGAACCGCGAGCCCTTCCTGCAGGCGCTGGGCCTGCTCTGGTTCCGCTACCACAACCTGTGGGCGCAGAGGCTGGCCCGCCAGCACCCGCTCTGGGGGGACGAGGAGCTGTTCCAGCACGCGCGCAAGAGGGTCATCGCCACCTACCAGGTCGGTCGCGCGGCCcttcccgccccccgcccccgtcccgGTCCCTGGGAGACTCCGCTGCCCCGCACAGCCCTGCATCCTCGGACAAGCCCACCCAGCAGCACCCCTCCCCAGACAGCTATGTCTAGCGAAAGCCCCTGGGAGTGATAAGGAGGCAAAACGCCACTTGTACCAGAGGTTGTCTCGTGATTGTTATTtagctgcccctcccccctgccctcgTTCCTCGTGGGCAACGGGAACCTCCACCCCTCTCCTGTTTGAGTGTCTCTCCCGTGACTGCCGCTGCCTGCTCCTCGTCTCCCACCTAAGCCTTCCTTGAGCTCAGAGCCCTCGTGGCCTGGCTGCTCCAGCGCTGgccccccatttccccctctcttGACCCTCAGAACATCGCGATGTATGAGTGGCTGCCCAGCTTCCTGCAGCAAGCACCGCCGAATTACACAGGTGAGGGAGTTGAGGGAACACCTGGGCTGAgggggggtttggggagggggagggggtcaggATCCATAGGACAGAGAAGACAGGTGGGTACATGTGACGAGAGTGTGTGAGGGTAAAGAGCCTATTTCTCTTCTTACCCCTGTGGACAGAGTACCGCCCTTTCGTGGACCCCGGCATCTCTCCGGAGTTCCTGGCGGCCTCTGAGCAGTTCTTCTCCACCATGGTGCCTCCTGGCGTCTACATGAGGTGAGGGAGGGTCTGGCTGAGCAGCGCACCGGCAGAGGTGAAGAATTAGTGGTCTTGGGGGCCTGGGGCCTTTTTTACACCCCTACAGTTTCATGGGGGAAAAGAAGCAGAATTTGGTGCCCTAAAACAGCACCCTGCGGTAGGAAGTTCAGTCTTAGCAGGaaaatctccccatttcctcctaaTGGCTGAACTTCAGTTGTTGAGAGCAGGATTTGTCCAGCAGCTGGGTcactctctttcctccttcccttcctaccCTGTGTGGACAAAGAGCAACCTCTACCTTCAATCCGCACTCGTTGCCAAATCCCTGCCACGTTCAGGGAAGTTCAGAGGACACCCCTTAGTACTGGCCAGACCCCCTCTGAATCCCTCACCCCACTCAACCCCACCTCAACTTCTCTGAATTCTCTTACTGCATCCTTGCTGATTCCCCATTTCAGAAACACCAGCTGTCATTTCCAGATGGTCCTGAATGAGGGTTTTGGCAGCTCCCCAGCTCTCAGAGTCTGCAACAGCTACTGGATTCGGGAGGTCAGCCTGGGGTCAGGGGCAAGGGAAGGTGGATCAAGGTCAGTCTCATCACACAGgctgggaaaagcaacaattccaGTTCTTAGGTGTTGCAGCTCCAGGGTGGCGGGAGTTGAAGGGTAGAGTGATCAGAAAATTATCTGGGGACAACAGCTCAAGAGAGTCTAGGACTGGCCAAGGGCCCTTTATCCTGAGGTGCTGCAATGGTCCTGAGAAGGACCTGGCTTTAGGGAGGGGCCTGAAAACCTACCTTGAGTGTGTTGTTTTTTTCCAGAACCCCAATCTGAACAGTGCCGAGGCAGTGAATCAGCTGCTGCTGGGAATGGCCTCCCAGATTTCGGAGCTGGAGGACAGGATAGTGGTTGAAGATCTGAGGGGTAAGCACTGGAGGCAGAGGGGATGAGGGCCCAGAGGTCCGGGAGCCTGGGGACCCTTCTGGGTTAATCATCAGGCAGACCTAGGGTACCTACAATGCAGGAACATAGATAAACACACAGCAAACAGCcattagaagaaaacaaactttattCTAAATTACCGACATCTGAGTATGTGGGGGAAGGGTGGCAGCACAATCTCTGGTGCTTAGGTCGCTAAAGGTTTTTGTCCAGCCCTATGCTGAGGTTAAGGAGGTGGGACGGGGAATTTACTGCTTGGTGACTAGAACAGTCCTGAGTCTTAGGGGAAGAGTTTTGCCAGAAAAATTGCCCCTGGTCACACATGATGACAGTGACCCTGCACCAAGGCAGGTCACATGTCAAGGAGTGCTGAGTGTGGGTAATGCCAACAGCCCAATTCAAGGCTGCTGGGCGAAGAAGGGTTAGAGGGACTGAGCCTAGAGCCTGGTCCTCTCTCCTCCTCAGATTACTGGCCTGGCCCTGGCAAGTTCTCCCGCACTGACTATGTGGCCAGCAGCATCCAACGTGGCCGAGATATGGGGCTGCCCAGCTATAGCCAAGCCCGACAGGCCTTGGGGCTGAAGACCCCAGAGAACTGGAGTGACCTCAACCCCAACGTGGACCCTCAGGTCAGGAATAGTGATGATAATAATGGCAGCTAAAGCTTTCTTGTGGTGATACTGTTCGAAGTCCTTTACACATGTAACACATTTAATCTATGTCAAGAACGTTACAGAGTAGATACCATAATTATCGCCGTTTTACTGATGACATAATTGGTAAGTCAGTCTTGGAGGCAGCATTTAAATTCAGCCACCTGATTCCAGAGTATCCTCACCACTGCATTGTACCATTACTGCAGAGTGGCCCCTGGGTTGGGTGCCATTGTCCTATTCCTGCAGGATCTCCCCCCATGAGTTGGGTGACCCTGCAGCTGCTGATCACTGGGGATAGGCAGTCTGGGTAGTGACACACTGGTCCTCCCACCAGACTTGTCACCACCTGAGGAGGGCTGCCTAGATAGAGGAGACTTCCTCAGGCCTGAGCAGCAAGCCAGGCAGCTGACGGGGTCCTGTGTTTGAGGGATGGGGCAATAGTGGCTGACCTCCCAACACAAAACCACACGCTCACACGCTCCTCACTTCCTGTGTGGCCCCAGGTGCTGGAGGCCACAGCCGCCCTGTACAACCAGGACCTGTCCCGGCTGGAGCTACTCCCCGGGGGGCTCCTGGAGAGCCATGGGGACCCTGGACCCCTCTTCAGCGCCATCGTCCTCGATCAGTTTGTGCGACTGCGGGATGGCGACCGCTACTGGTTTGAGAACAGCAGGAATGGGTGAGGCCTGCCTGGGTTCCCACCTCAGACTCTACCTCGGCCTGAGCCCCAGACCCTCTGCCTGTAAACAGCACCCGGCTGTCCCAgcacccctccccaacccctctcGGTCTCTTTTCTCATCTGGGTCCCTGGGCCTGAGTTTGCTGGAGACCTGTGTCCCCTTCCCATCCCAACAATTCCTGGCTTTCTCTAACTTAGGCTATTCTCCACGGAGGAAATTGCAGAAATCAGAAACACCACTCTTCGGGACGTGCTGGTGGCTGTCACCCGCGTGAACCATGGTGCCCTGCAGCCCAATGTCTTTATTTGGCAACAAGGTGGGTGGCCTGGGAGAACACAAGCAGTGGTGGCAGAGAAGGGACAGAGGTTGTGTGGGGATCACTTGGTGCTGGTGCTAGGCACCAGGCAGCTCCTTCTGTGTTGGTCTTGGGAGGCCTGCATTAGGCCACCTCCCCCAGTAGGGACTAGACTGGTTTGCAGGCTGAACCTTGTGGTCAAATTGGGATGCCAGCTGAACCTTGTGGTCAAGTTGGGATAGATGCTGAGAGATGGGATGTGGAAGAGGAATTTTTGAGGGGAACGAGTTCCAGGGAGGAGGGTTTGGGAGGGAGTGGGTACCTGGTCCTTTATAGGACAGAAGGGAAGGCTGCGTAGCCAAAGAGTGGGATCCCCAGGCCCTGAGCTCTTCTGTGCCTTTCCCTCAGGTGCACCCTGCCCTCAGCCCCGGCAGCTCACAGGTAAAGACTTGCCCCCCTGTGTGCCCCTGACTGTGACTGATTTCTTCGAGGGCAGTGGTCCTGGTTTTGGCATCACCATCGTGGCTCTGTGCTGTCTCCCACTAGGTGAGCCCTTTACCCCTTCGCCCATTTCTCTTCTGGCTCCCCTCCTCCTCACAGACTGTCCCTGCCCCTCACTACCTGCTGGCCTGTAAGGCTAGCTCCTAGGTACATTTGAAGCCAGGCTCAGGGGGCCTTGGGAAGGGAAGGGCAGCAGCCAAAGCCTCAGTGAAGCTGTAGgcgaggccccccccccccagtggcTCCTTCTGACCCCTTTCAGTGAGCCTGCTTATCTCTGGGGTGGTGGCCTATTTCCGGGGCCAAGAGCGCAAGAAGCTAcaaaagaaaggcagagagagtgTGAAGAAGGAAGCAGCCGAAGATGGAGTGTCAGGTGAGATGGGGCCAAGgggcgggaagggggaaggggacagATGGGGGGGCGGTGCTGGGAGAAAGAACCATGTTACAGATGTGGGGAGGGAGCCAGGCTTTGGGGGTGCCTGCTCAGACTGGCAGAGTGGAACTAGCCTGAGGGCAGAGGCCTGGGGACCTCTGTTGAACCACTCTGCCCCACTGTCCCTTCCCTAGCGATGGAGTGGCCGGGACCCAGGGAGAGGGGCTATCCCATCACCATCCAGCTGCTCCCAGACAGGCGTCTGCAGGTCCTGGACAGGCGTCTCTCTGTGCTCCGCACCGTCCAGCTGCGGCCCCCGCAGCAGGTCCACCTCATCCTGTCCAGCAACCGCGGACGCCGCACCCTGCTGCTCAAGATCCCCAAGGAGTATGACCTGGTATGGCCCATCCTGCCTCCCCGGCTTGGGCTGCCCTCACACATCTCCCCTCTCACGGCGAGTCCTCTCCGGCCACGCCGTCCTCCGCTACAGAGCTCAGTTGTGAAGGCTGATGCCGGGAGGAGGCACTCCTTTCAGAGGTCCCCAGACCCACCGGACTCTCCCTCTGACCCCCTTTGGGTCTCTCACGTGGTCCCAGCCGGGATGGAATGGGGGAGGGCTTTTTTTCTCCATCCCCCAACCCCAGACCCTCTGAGGGGAGGCTGAACCAGAAGCTTGAGCCTTCCTCCCCCCAGGTGATGCTGTTTAACTCCGAGGAAGAGCGAGGCACCTTCGTGCAGCATCTGCAGGGCTTCTGTGTGAGCTGGGCTCTGGGCCTTGATGTGGCTGAGATGAGTGAGCCTGAGCTGTTCAGGAAGGCTGTGACCAAGCAGCAGCGGGGCCGCATCCTGGAGGTCTTCTTCAGACACCTCTTTGCCCAGGTGCCTGACTGCGCCTTTTGGAGGCAGGACCGGGCCCAGGGGTTGAAGGGACCCTGGGCTGGACAGGACCCTATGTGGGGTTATCTAAGCTTCTGCTCTGCGGGCTGgagatttcagtttcctcatctatgaaacagtgattaaaatagGATCCATCCCTTTAGGTTGTTCTGAGGATTCAGGGAGATGGtctacatcagtggttctcaaagtgtggcccctggaccagcagcagcaggctcatctgggaatttgttagaaattcaAGTCCTCAGGCCCTTCCCCAAGACCTAGGAAATCAGGAACTCTGGGCTTGGGGCCCACAAGCCCACCAGAGGCTTCTGATTCACTCTAAAGTTTGATAAACACTGTTCTATGTACAGGGTTTAGCCCAAGTGCTTGCTTCATTATAGGCATTTAACAAATGGTAGCTACATGtatatgacttttaaaatcaGGCACATGGCAGCCCTGTCTGAACTGACAAGAGAACATATCTTTAGCCCCTTCCTCCCTGTCCACTTAATGTCTGCTGCAGCTTCTGTCCCCAGTGTAGGCTCTCTCACTTTGCATTCCCAAACTGTGCCTCTCCCcgttccctccccatcccctgctACAGTCACCCCCTCTGCAGAGAGCAGAAGCCCAAGTCAGAAATTTATCTAATGACCATGAGCAGCCACCAGGGCTCACCCTTTCTGATCTGGACTTTGGGGAGATGTGAGAGGTCACGGAACTGCTTCCAGCCCAGGCCtcacctccttctctccttccctctgctgCTGCCCGAGTGCAGGTGCTGGACATCCACCAGGCAGACGCAGGGACCCTGCCCCTGGACTCGTCACAGAAGGTGCGGGAGGCCCTGACATGTGAGCTGAGCCGGGCTGAGTTTGCCGAGTCCCTGGGCCTCAAGCCCCAGGACATGTTTGTGGAGTCCATGTTTTCTCTGGCCGACAAGGACGGCAACGGCTACCTGTCCTTCCGGGAGTTCCTGGACGTCCTGGTGGTCTTCATGAAAGGTAGGGGGATGGTGGACCATCCCAGGAGTCAGGTGTCTTTCAGCAGAGAGGTGACGGGCATCCCCCTATCTCCTCCCAGGCTCCCCAGAGGACAAGTCCCGCTTGATGTTCACCATGTATGACCTTGATGGGAATGGCTTCCTCTCCAAGGACGAGTTCTTTACCATGATGCGGTATGGGGTGGGCCTCTCCAGTCCTGAGACTTCCTGATATTTTAAACAGGAAAACAGGTCAGAGGAGGGTAGGCGAGGCGGTTACGAAGCCATCTGCACTGAGACGTGGCCTAGGTACTATATCCTAGACACTCAGAGCATCCAGCTTCAGAAGTTTGTCTGGACAGGCCCCTGCCTCCAGGAGGGTCTGTATTTGCAGTGCCAACACCACCAGAAAATTCTCCCTAGTTACAAAAGACAACCAACATCAAGATGACCAGTAACAAAGCCCACTCACGCCTTCTGGATGCCTTTGGGTCTTTGCTAACTCTTCAAATGCTGTGCTTTACACAGTGAGGTAATGAATCATGGAGGATGGATGCCCTGGGTCACTGCCAGTATTAATCACCATGACAGGCAGGAGGAGAAACATGGAAAGTTCTTCTATATTCCAACCCTTCTCTCTTCCTGCTTCTTAAACCATTTCTTGTTGTGGTGTGCCGATAAAGAGCTGTTTTGAGCTCATAGACTTATTCCTGAAGACCGTGCTCCAGTAACACAGCTGCCTGCAGCTCTGTAAGGACAGGGTTCATATCTCTCTTTGTTCCCTGCTGAATCCCCTCCTCCGCACTGTGattggcacatagcaggcattcAGTACATAGTTAACTGAATCAGatgaaacaaataagcaaatgaatgaacagaatGTATAGAACAGCCCAGACCCTTTTAACTCTTCTACCCCCGTAAGCCTCCTCATTGCTCTCAGCTTTCACCTTAACTGCCACATTCTTTACAGTCCAGATACCACAACTGGACGTGGGCTTCTGCAAGGGCTAGGGCGAAGTGCATTGCAGTTGTCCCTCACTGGGCGTGCTGCTGCAGGACCCTCTAGGAGACGGTCTCTGCCCCCAGGGGCTGAGGTCCACCTCCTCGGCCTGTACTCAGTGTGGCTCCTGCTCAGTCTCACCCTGAGCAAGTGGgatgatgtgttttttttaatgtgatggcAGTGCTTGCTGTGCCATGCACGCAAAGGTCTTTTTCTGCTGGACTCACACAAACTTgcatgtttgtttgcttttgtcccAAAGCACAGTCTAAGAAAAGAGTTATGGCCACTGTAGCTGCCACTGTGGGTGCTGTCACATTGGGTGCGGAGGTACTCCTGCCTATGCCCCAGGCTGTTGGCACAAGGAAGCAGCAGCCAGTGCAGCTACATCTCCCCTCCCAACCCCCCCGCTGGACCACGAACGGGGTGCCCGGCGGTGGTGTGGGAGGTATCAACACGAGAGCGGGCCACGTGAGAGCGCCATGGCACACGTGGACAAGTCCCTACACTAAGTGGACATTCATCCCAGCTGTAGATGCCCCCCTGTTTGGGGGCTGCTTTCTTTAACTGGTCAAGGTCACTTTCAATTTTGTTCTGCCTTTTGAGCCCTTGGCCACCCCACCCAGCTTAGCGTCAGCGGCAGGCTGGATGAACACCTTCTCAGTGCCATTTCCTGGGTCACTGGTAACCACATTAGATAGTCTGGGGCCTGCCCCACCCAGCACCTGCCTGAACCTGACCTTGCCGGGTGACAGGCTGCTTtcgtctctcctccctccccctgcccaggtCCTTCATCGAGATCTCCAACAACTGCCTGTCCAAGGCCCAGCTGGCCGAGGTGGTGGAGTCCATGTTCCGGGAGTCGGGCTTCCAGGACAAGCAGGAGCTGACGTGGGAGGACTTCCACTTCATGCTGCGGGACCACGACAACGAGCTCCGCCGCACCCAGCTCTGCGTCAAGGGTGGAGGCGGAGGTGTGTGAGTTTGGAAGGCGTCAGGAATGGGCGTGTCTTCAAAATGAGAGTTCCTGGTGCATAGCACTCAGGTCTTATTTCTCTTTTAGTCCTTGGTGCCTAGTAGAGAGCCGGCACATGTAATCAAGGGTATCACATACACTTGTGCAATTTATGCACAAAGATACCCACTGAGGGCTCAGGGCAGGCTGAAGTCCAGCCTACATGCTACACACCAACCATGTGCATTGGTCTGGGGTGTGTCCGGCCAGAGGAAGAGGCCCTGTTTTCTCTACACAAAAGACCTGCAGGGTTGCATCCGCCTGGAGGGGGGCCCCTTTCCTAATTGCACTCAGTTGCCACATTGTCTAGCAGTGGCCGCCGCCCTGTGTACAGTGGGTGCTCGGTGTGGGCAGTGAGGGGAGCAAGgctggagagagagatggggacatgACCAAGTCACTGGCAAGTGCCACGGCAGCCTTCCTAGGACAGTCTCCTCCCTCGTGGGGAAGCCCGTCCAGCTTCTTGTTCTCCCCAGGTATTGGAGACATTCTTAAACCAAACGTCAGCTGTCGAGTGTCATTCATCACTCGGACTTCTGGGGAACGGTGAGTGGGAACGGGGCACTGGGAGGTGCCCTGGCTGGGTCCCCTGCAGAGAAATGAAGGAGTAGGGCTGGTGGAATCAGCCCCTGGGCCAGACATTTGCTCTGAAAGTAGCTCTCAGCGCACGGTTCTAGCCTGAGTTCCAGCTGCCTCACACACATACCCCTTACCGCTCAGGAGCCTggctctctccctgcccctccaggaCAGGATCATTCTACAGAGCGTATGACCAGATCATATTCATTCCTTCTGTCTTGCCTTCTGCCTGGCTTCTTTCCGACCGGTTTTATGGGCAGGTTCTGTGGACAGAAATGAGTCCCAGGATCTATCCCCTCCCACACCAACCCCAACTCTGACTTGGCAGTTCTTCTCCTGGCTGCAAAGACAAGGGGAGAATGAgacccatttttctcttctcagtTTTTGCCCTCAGGGAGTGGGGCTCCCTGTCTCAGAAGCCCCAGAGTTGGGAGGCCCTGGGCTGAAGAAGAGGTTTGGCAAAAAGTAAGTGTTTCCCAGACCCTTGACCCAAGGAGACATGGGGAGAAGTCTCAGGGTCTCTGGTCTGCCCACACCTCCACACACAAGGAACCATCCTGAGACTCGTTCCATGTGTCCCTGACAGGATTGGCAGGCTATTGAGTTAATGACTCTTCAACCTCTGCACCCTAATCTTCAGGCAAGGGGCCTGGCACTCAAATGCAACACCAGGCAGTGAGGGGTCTCCTGGCTCCTGCCTGCTTTGGGCACAGCAGTGAGGCCTGTGCAGggagcagaaagaaggaaggacagaacAGATAGGAGGAAGTGGAGATGGAGTAGTGGGGAGATGGAAGAGTGGGTGGATAGGGCAAATAAAGCTGAGAGGTAAAGGTTTGGCAGAGTGGGATTCTACccgccaaaagctttttctttcatCTGTTGTGGCCCATTCTGACCGCTACCAGATCACCAGGTCTCCTTCACAGGGTGGCATTTAGGGGAGGACAGGGTGCCCTGACCTCAGGCCACCTGCCTCCCATTGCTGCAGGGCAGTGGTACCCCCTCCCCGGCTATACACAGAGGCGCTGCAGGAGAAGATGCAGCGGGGCTTCCTGGCCCAGAAGCTGCAGCAGTACAAGCGTTTCGTGGAGAACTACCGGCGGCACATCGTGGCCGTGGCAATCTTCTCAGCCATCTGTGCCGGCCTGTTTGTGGAGCGTGCTTACTGTACGGAGAGTTCCAGGTTGTGGGCAGTGGGAGGGGAGATGTGAGAGCCTTCTGCTTGTTATTCTTGATCCTCAGGTGTCTGGATGGGGGAGCCCAGCTGTTCTGACTGGGGTCCAGGCCTCTGTGCTGTGCTGATCCACCCCCACTGTGCCCCCAGACTATGCCTTTGCCTCGCCACCCTCGGGCATTGCAGAGACCACCCTCGTGGGCATCATCCTGTCGCGGGGCACGGCGGCCAGCGTCTCCTTCATGTTCTCCTACATCCTGCTCACCATGTGCCGCAACCTCATCACCTTCCTGCGAGAGACCTTCCTCAACCGCTACGTGCCCTTCGACGCCGCTGTGGACTTCCATCGCTGGATCGCCATGGCTGCTGTCGTCCTGGCCAGTATGTGGCTCCCGGGCACACTCGCCACTGCTGCAGCCCCCTGGGTTGAGCTGTGGGGGAGGCAGTGGGGAGACTGGAGCTACTTATACTTCCTGCTCTCCTCGGGGCTGGAGGTAGAGTTGGCCCTGGAGGCGTCTCTAACAGGATGTGTCTTTCAGTTTTGCACAGTGCTGGCCACGCGGTGAATGTCTACATCTTCTCAGTCAGCCCCCTCAGCCTGCTGGCCTGCATCTTCCCCAGCGTCTTTGTGAATGATGGGTCAGTTTTGGGGAGAGTCCCCCTTGGGAATCCTGGGGCAGGCCTCAGGGTACAACAGAAAAGAGGTAGATGGCCCTAGACCCTCCACTCTCTCACTAAGTGAGGGCGAGAAGCTAGCATCCTTGGAGAAGCTGAGAGATGACTTCCTTGCCCTCAGGAAGGAAGCAGGCCGTAATTGGCCAGGAAAGGAGTTTGGGAGATGAAGTCGGAGGCTCTTTCTCACGTGTACCTGACACATAGCTTGCTATCTCAGCCTACTGTCCATTCACTGggcaaatatttgtggaacacGTCCTGTGTGTCCATCCAGGAGCCAAAGAGTTGGGATGCCAAGATACATGCagtcgttcaacaaatatttattgagcatttactctgtgcTGGGCATTGTTTGAGCATAGGGATAGAGCATGGAGGTAagctccctgccctcatggagcttacagaaTATGAACCAAGCACTCAAGGAAGCAAAGGTCAGCTGCAGTAGGAGAATTCAAGATAACACAGGAGGAAGAACTGCTTTGAGATCAGAGGGTGGAACTGCAGGAGGCTGGGTGCCATGTTGTTTGGAAGGATCCTTGGCCATCTGGGTTGAGGCCCAGTAACCTCCGCATTCAGGGCCGTCAGGAACAGAGTCATATTGCAACAGTGGAGGagcccctccttccccagcctgagGCTCTGGGTGTCTTTGTCCTACAGGTCCAAGCTTCCCCAGAAGTTCTACTGGTGGTTCTTCCAGACAGTCCCAGGTAAAGAGTAGACTGTATGTGGAGTCTGGGGTTTCTATCTGAggacttttgcttttgttctcaTCTTCCCATGAATACACACTTGTCTATAGTGGTCATAGGTTCCCTTTGCAGCCTCCAGCACAAGCCTCAGCTCCAGCTTCTTTGGGCAAGCTGTTCTGGGAGCCAGGGAGGGATGAGAGAGGTCAGGGAAGAAGAGCGGAATGGGGAAATGCCCTCTGGTATTCTCAGCCCAGGCTGAGGTCCCGAGACCAGGGACTCTCTGACCCTGTCCCCGCTGCCCCCAGGTATGACAGGGGTGCTCCTGCTCCTGGTTCTCGCCATCATGTACATCTTCGCCTCCCACCACTTCCGGCGCCGCAGCTTCCGGGGCTTCTGGTTGACCCACCACCTCTACATCCTGCTCTACGTGCTGGTGAGGAACTCctctgggcagggccaggccacAGGGCAGAGATGAGCACTCATGAtgtggggagggagcagggtgAATTGGACGCAAGATCTCAGACGGAGACCCCGAGATCTGAGACCACAGTCTATGGAGCCTATGCCAGCCCCATCTACCCTGCCCAGGCCCAGGGCCCCGGCAGGAAGTATCTGGGTAGGGTGGGTACAGGAAGGGGGCCAGCTGGGCCTGAGCTATACTAACTGGCCATGTCTCCAGCTCATCATTCACGGCAGCTTCGCTCTGATCCAACTGCCCCGTTTCCACATCTACTTCCTGGTGCCAGCACTTATCTATGTGGGGGATAAGCTGGTGAGCCTGAGCCGGAAGAAGGTGGAGATAGGCGTGGTGAAAGCAGAACTGCTGCCTTCAGGTACCAGGCCTGGCCTGACCCTGGGTGGGGAGCATTGGAGGTCAACTCATGGGACGTGGGGAGACAGCTCCCCAGGCCTCCTCATCCCATTGCTGCCTCTGTTAGCCTCTCAGGGACCCCTGCAGCTTTCCTGATGGAACTGAAGCCCCCAAAAGAGCTGTGCTTAGTTCCCAGGAGGACTTGCGGACAGTGAGAAGTGACTATGAGAAGAGGAGGCTGAAAGTGCATTCAGAGGGGTTTAAGGACAAGAAAGACCCGCGCACATGTGGCCTGGGTGCAGGGCGGGGAACCATATATCCCTCTCCCATTCCTTCACTCAGAATAACCTCTCTTCAGAGACAGATAAATGGTCCAGACTGCAAGAGTCTGTTGTTGAGAGTCAGTGTTGGCCAGAGTGGGGATTCACATCAATGTAAAGGGTGGTGGAAGATGACTTAAGTGACAAGGGGCCGGCTAACCTTCAGGACTCACATAGTAAGAAAATTAACCTCCCTTCAACTTTATTTCAATCAAGATTATTTAAGAGCAAAGTCTCAGCATGGTATTAGCATGCCTTCTGCATCCTCCAGTACTTGCGAAACTCCTTTTTCCACAAAGAGAGAACAAGCCTGAGGCTCAGCTGTGGTCAGGCAACAAACACTATCCAGCTAAAATTTGATAAAACATG comes from Balaenoptera ricei isolate mBalRic1 chromosome 2, mBalRic1.hap2, whole genome shotgun sequence and encodes:
- the DUOX2 gene encoding dual oxidase 2; amino-acid sequence: MLRARPEALVLLGALLTALLDPAGGQDSLSLTWEVQRYDGWFNNLRHHERGAAGSRLRRLVPANYADGVYQAPGEPLLPNPRRLSNATMRGAAGRPSGRNRTVLGVFFGYHVLSDLVSVEKPGCPAEFLNIHIPPGDPVFDRDQSGDVVLPFQRSRWDPETGQSPSNPRDLTNEVTGWLDGSAIYGSSHSWSDELRSFSGGQLASGPDPAFPRDAHDPLRMWTAPDPATGRRGPRGLYAFGAERGNREPFLQALGLLWFRYHNLWAQRLARQHPLWGDEELFQHARKRVIATYQNIAMYEWLPSFLQQAPPNYTEYRPFVDPGISPEFLAASEQFFSTMVPPGVYMRNTSCHFQMVLNEGFGSSPALRVCNSYWIRENPNLNSAEAVNQLLLGMASQISELEDRIVVEDLRDYWPGPGKFSRTDYVASSIQRGRDMGLPSYSQARQALGLKTPENWSDLNPNVDPQVLEATAALYNQDLSRLELLPGGLLESHGDPGPLFSAIVLDQFVRLRDGDRYWFENSRNGLFSTEEIAEIRNTTLRDVLVAVTRVNHGALQPNVFIWQQGAPCPQPRQLTGKDLPPCVPLTVTDFFEGSGPGFGITIVALCCLPLVSLLISGVVAYFRGQERKKLQKKGRESVKKEAAEDGVSAMEWPGPRERGYPITIQLLPDRRLQVLDRRLSVLRTVQLRPPQQVHLILSSNRGRRTLLLKIPKEYDLVMLFNSEEERGTFVQHLQGFCVSWALGLDVAEMSEPELFRKAVTKQQRGRILEVFFRHLFAQVLDIHQADAGTLPLDSSQKVREALTCELSRAEFAESLGLKPQDMFVESMFSLADKDGNGYLSFREFLDVLVVFMKGSPEDKSRLMFTMYDLDGNGFLSKDEFFTMMRSFIEISNNCLSKAQLAEVVESMFRESGFQDKQELTWEDFHFMLRDHDNELRRTQLCVKGGGGGVFLFSPGIGDILKPNVSCRVSFITRTSGERFCPQGVGLPVSEAPELGGPGLKKRFGKKAVVPPPRLYTEALQEKMQRGFLAQKLQQYKRFVENYRRHIVAVAIFSAICAGLFVERAYYYAFASPPSGIAETTLVGIILSRGTAASVSFMFSYILLTMCRNLITFLRETFLNRYVPFDAAVDFHRWIAMAAVVLAILHSAGHAVNVYIFSVSPLSLLACIFPSVFVNDGSKLPQKFYWWFFQTVPGMTGVLLLLVLAIMYIFASHHFRRRSFRGFWLTHHLYILLYVLLIIHGSFALIQLPRFHIYFLVPALIYVGDKLVSLSRKKVEIGVVKAELLPSGVTHLEFQRPQGFEYKSGQWVRIACLALGTNEYHPFTLTSAPHEDTLSLHIRAVGPWTTRLREIYSPPTGDSCAKHPKLYLDGPFGEGHQEWHKFEVSVLVGGGIGVTPFASILKDLVFKSSLGSQMLCKKIYFIWVTRTQRQFEWLADIIREVEENDHQDLVSVHIYITQLAEKFDLRTTMLYICERHFQKVLNRSLFTGLRSITHFGRPPFEPFFNSLQEVHPKVRKIGVFSCGPPGMTKNVEKACQLINRKDQAHFVHHYENF